A single Lolium perenne isolate Kyuss_39 chromosome 6, Kyuss_2.0, whole genome shotgun sequence DNA region contains:
- the LOC139832369 gene encoding uncharacterized protein, whose product MLAQTSNVDEAFEGFGKSDAKTWTDKEKRKIMVARTINFNSFLEKEKLKNNGSNFTNWFHNTRIVFTVGQLLYVLNAPLSDTHAKTAPDEVKNVYLTRKNQYCTVQYAILYGLDSELQRRFENHYPHDIISELKMIFENHAAVESYEASKQLCNYKMEEGCSVSEHVLKMSGQAKKLQDLGIKIPNSFGIHRLLQSLPPSYKNLVMNYNMQCKNKTFPELFSMLKTTEVEIKKEHQVLMVNKTTNFKNQAKPKEKGIQEGRQQSCCAC is encoded by the exons ATGCTCGCTCAAACTTCTAATGTGGATGAAGCATTCGAAGGGTTTGGCAAGTCCGATGCAAAGACATGGACGGATAAAGAAAAGCGGAAG attatggtGGCCCGTACCATCAATTTTAATTCAtttctagagaaagaaaagctgaaAAACAATGGAAGCAACTTTACGAACTGGTTCCATAACACGAGGATTGTCTTCACTGTTGGACAACTGCTCTATGTGCTCAATGCACCACTAAGTGATACACATGCAAAGACTGCTCCCGATGAGGTTAAAAATGTTTACCTCACTCGAAAGAATCAATACTGCACAGTTcagtatgccatactctatggatTAGATTCAGAGCTTCAAAGGCGCTTCGAGAACCACTACCCTCATGATATAATCAGTGAGCTCAAAATGATATTTGAaaatcatgcggccgtggaaagctatgaagcCTCTAAACAGTTATGTAACTATAAAATGGAAGAGGGATGCTCCGTTAGCGAGCATGTGCTCAAAATGTCTGGGCAAGCAAAGAAGCTCCAAGATTTGGGAATAAAGATTCCTAATTCTTTTGGGATTCATCGTCTACTCCAATCActaccacctagttacaagaacttagtgatgaactacaatatgcagtgcAAGAACAAGACGTTTCCTGAACTCTTCTCAATGCTAAAAACTACTGAAGTGgagattaagaaagagcaccaagtgttgatggtcaacaagaccactaaTTTCAAGAATCAGGCCAAACCTAAGGAAAAGGgtattcaagaagggcggcaacaaagctgctGCGCCTGCTAA